A stretch of Rhinoderma darwinii isolate aRhiDar2 chromosome 4, aRhiDar2.hap1, whole genome shotgun sequence DNA encodes these proteins:
- the LOC142759613 gene encoding taste receptor type 2 member 39-like: protein MYTEELVSHYVVPLIVIIGLLLNGFIVIVNLFWWLKRQTIQTIDVLITGLGLVRIVILSAYTQNVFYLISGRSLIQIDAFPDYVLTSIMCMNFCNLWWGSVLCVFYCVKITTYNNRLFMRLKMNISKLVPWLLLISLVISFLSSLPCKWVIFSIDVVNGTDDGYETLETNVVNMFLIIFAGSIIPFMIVCVSIYLIILSLLRHTRNMSGRDSGFSDAQRDIHLSVIRNMISFLVFNALYFVAYTTYALSEHLKIPALRSFCNFCNYAYISLHSIYFIINNQELKNSFLVVFSCTWLGSLKKQTP from the coding sequence ATGTATACTGAAGAATTGGTTTCACACTATGTTGTTCCCCTCATAGTCATCATCGGGTTGCTGCTAAATGGATTTATTGTCATAGTAAACTTGTTTTGGTGGCTAAAACGTCAAACTATCCAAACCATCGATGTTCTTATTACTGGCTTGGGGCTGGTGAGGATCGTAATTCTAAGCGCATATACAcagaatgttttttatttgatatcTGGCCGGTCACTGATCCAAATTGATGCATTTCCTGACTATGTATTAACCTCTATAATGTGTATGAACTTCTGCAATCTGTGGTGGGGCTCGGTGCTTTGTGTCTTCTACTGTGTGAAGATCACGACCTACAACAACAGACTCTTCATGAGACTCAAGATGAACATCTCCAAGCTGGTCCCCTGGCTGCTTCTCATCTCACTGGTCATCTCCTTTCTCTCCAGTTTGCCTTGTAAATGGGTTATTTTTTCTATTGATGTTGTTAATGGCACCGACGATGGATATGAAACCTTGGAAACAAATGTAGTCAATATGTTTCTCATCATCTTTGCTGGATCCATCATACCATTCATGATAGTTTGTGTTTCCATTTATCTTATCATATTGTCGCTCCTGAGACACACCAGAAATATGAGCGGCAGAGATTCCGGCTTCAGTGACGCTCAACGAGACATTCACCTCAGTGTCATTCGGAACATGATCTCTTTTCTCGTGTTTAATGCTCTGTATTTTGTGGCTTACACCACGTATGCTCTAAGTGAACATTTAAAAATCCCTGCACTTAGGTCATTCTGTAATTTTTGCAATTATGCCTACATAAGTCTACActctatttattttattattaacaatcAAGAGTTGAAAAATTCCTTCCTTGTCGTCTTCTCTTGTACTTGGTTAGGAAGTTTGAAGAAACAAACCCCTTAA
- the LOC142759615 gene encoding taste receptor type 2 member 43-like: MNTEELVFLCVSFLTVIIGLLINGFIVLVNLFWWLKRQTIQTIDVLITGLGLVRIALLSVYTQDIYNLISGRSVIHIDALPDYVLTSIVCMNFCNLWWGSVLCVFYCVKITTYNNRLFMRLKMNISKLVPWLLLISLVISFLSSLPCKWVIFSIDVVNGTDDGNETLETNVVNMFLIDFAGSIIPFMIVCVSIYLIILSLLRHTRNMSGRDSGFSDAQRDIHLSVIRNMISFLLFNALYFVAYTMYALSEHLKIPALRSFCNFCNYAYISLHSIYFIINNQELKNSFLVVFSCTWLGSLKKQTL; this comes from the coding sequence ATGAATACTGAAGAATTGGTTTTTCTCTGTGTTTCTTTTCTCACAGTCATCATCGGGTTACTGATAAATGGATTTATTGTTTTAGTAAACTTATTTTGGTGGCTAAAACGTCAAACTATCCAAACCATCGATGTTCTTATTACTGGCTTGGGGCTGGTGAGGATCGCACTGTTAAGCGTATATACACAAGATATTTATAATTTAATATCTGGCCGGTCAGTGATCCATATTGATGCCTTACCTGACTATGTATTAACCTCTATAGTGTGTATGAACTTCTGCAATCTGTGGTGGGGCTCGGTGCTTTGTGTCTTCTACTGTGTGAAGATCACGACCTACAACAACAGACTCTTCATGAGACTCAAGATGAACATCTCCAAGCTGGTCCCCTGGCTGCTTCTCATCTCACTGGTCATCTCCTTTCTCTCCAGTTTGCCTTGTAAATGGGTTATATTTTCTATTGATGTTGTTAATGGCACCGATGATGGAAATGAAACCTTGGAAACAAATGTAGTCAATATGTTTCTCATTGACTTTGCTGGATCCATCATACCATTCATGATAGTTTGTGTTTCCATTTATCTTATCATTTTGTCGCTCCTGAGACACACCAGAAATATGAGCGGCAGAGATTCCGGCTTCAGTGACGCTCAACGAGACATTCACCTCAGTGTTATTCGGAACATGATCTCTTTTCTCTTGTTTAATGCTCTGTATTTTGTAGCTTACACCATGTATGCTCTAAGTGAACATTTAAAAATCCCTGCACTTAGGTCATTCTGTAATTTTTGCAATTATGCCTACATAAGTCTACActctatttattttattattaacaatcAAGAGTTGAAAAATTCCTTCCTTGTCGTCTTCTCTTGTACTTGGTTAGGAAGTTTGAAGAAACAAACCCTTTAA